Sequence from the Nitrosopumilus maritimus SCM1 genome:
TGAAGCTTTGCAATAATGTTCTCTAATGGAATTATTTTCCAGTCTTTAACTTCTACAACTACAAAATCTAGACCTTTTTTTGCAATAGTTAAGATATTTTCAATATCTGTATTTGATAACACTTCAAACTTTCTTCCAACTTTTTTGCCCTTTGGTTTTGTTGCATTTTCTTTTTCAAGAACCACATAGTTGGCATTGTTTGAAGGATAAACTGTTTGTAATTTTGTTTTTTTCTTTCCTAATTTTTTTGGATCAAGATATATCATTTTGATTCCTTCATCTTCTAATTGTGGCAAAAGTTTGGATAATTGTGCCTGAGAACCTTTTGGGGCAATAATTAATTCTCTACTCTTACTCAATTTTCTTCATTGCTTCCTTTGCTGTACCTTTTCTGAAAATTATTTCGGCTAGTGCTTCTACCATTTTTTCAGGTGCTTTATGTGCAAAGATGTTTCTTCCATATGTGACACCTTTTGCTCCTGCTGCTATGGCATCTTCAGTCATTTGAAGAATATCTAAATCTGTTTTTGCTTTTGGTCCGCCTGCAATTACAATTGGAACTGGTGTACTCTTTACAACTTTTGAAAATGAATCAATGTCTCCTGTGTACAATGTCTTAACAATATCTGCTCCACATTCTGCTCCAATTCTTGCAACATGTGCAACAACTTCAGGATCATGTGGGTCTTTGATGTTTTCTCCTCTTGGATACATCATTGCTAAGAGTGGCATTCCCCATCTGTGACATTGATCTGCTGTTAATCCTAATTGTTCTAACATTTCAGGTTCTTCTTTTCCTCCAATGTTGATGTGTAATGAAACACCGTCTGCTCCTAATGCAACTGCTTCTTTTACAGTACCTGTGAGCATTTTTCGATTTGGTGATAATGATAATGCAGTGCTACTTGAAAAATGAACTAAAACTCCGACTTTGGGTGGTTTTGGTAATGATTTGATAATTCCTTTGTTAATTATTACACTTGTAAGGCCGTGACCTTCACATTTGTAAATTGTTGATGCTGGGTCTTCAAGACCCTCAATAGGACCATTTGAAATTCCATGGTCCATTGGAATACATAACATCTTTCCTTTTCTAAGA
This genomic interval carries:
- a CDS encoding 2-amino-3,7-dideoxy-D-threo-hept-6-ulosonate synthase yields the protein MVSGNQIRLNRILRKGKMLCIPMDHGISNGPIEGLEDPASTIYKCEGHGLTSVIINKGIIKSLPKPPKVGVLVHFSSSTALSLSPNRKMLTGTVKEAVALGADGVSLHINIGGKEEPEMLEQLGLTADQCHRWGMPLLAMMYPRGENIKDPHDPEVVAHVARIGAECGADIVKTLYTGDIDSFSKVVKSTPVPIVIAGGPKAKTDLDILQMTEDAIAAGAKGVTYGRNIFAHKAPEKMVEALAEIIFRKGTAKEAMKKIE